From Pelmatolapia mariae isolate MD_Pm_ZW linkage group LG22, Pm_UMD_F_2, whole genome shotgun sequence, a single genomic window includes:
- the LOC135933235 gene encoding C-type lectin domain family 4 member E-like, with protein MMSRPQSFIEGEAPDSQHAKSNRGSKVTTERVALVVLCILLAAALIVIYRLSFDKIRTNNELENLKHQKMKCESNLTDDPCYKCEEGWELHGGKCYYFSIRKYSWKHSRYDCGAKGGDLVKIESREEQTFLERKLRDVMTEAEDKFWIGLTDSAVEGRWFWADGSSLDQRLQFWSVYEPDNWTGSNGTHPDGEDCASMGEKGGADDLKCWFDVFCSKALRSICEKAAVKGQIKKVCD; from the exons ATGATGAGCCGTCCGCAGAGCTTCATAGAAG GTGAAGCTCCTGACTCTCAGCATGCAAAATCAAAcagagggtcaaaggtcaccacAGAGAGAGTGGCACTGGTGGTTCTCTGTATCCTCCTGGCAGCTGCTCTCATCGTTATTTATCGTCTCT CATTTGACAAAATTAGAACGAACAACGAGCTCGAAAACCTGAAACATCAGAAAATGAAGTGTGAAAGTAATCTGACAG ATGATCCTTGTTATAAATGTGAAGAAGGCTGGGAGCTACATGGAGGAAAGTGCTATTACTTCTCCATCAGGAAATATTCCTGGAAACATAGCAGATATGATTGTGGAGCTAAAGGAGGAGACCTAGTGAAGATAGAGAGCAGGGAGGAGCAG ACTTTTCTGGAGAGAAAACTGAGAGATGTAATGACTGAAGCTGAGGACAAGTTCTGGATCGGACTGACAGACTCAGCAGTAGAGGGCAGATGGTTTTGGGCGGACGGATCATCACTGGATCAAAG GCTGCAGTTTTGGAGTGTCTATGAGCCAGACAACTGGACAGGGAGCAATGGGACACATCCTGATGGAGAGGACTGTGCGAGCATGGGAGAAAAAGGTGGAGCTGATGATCTGAAGTGTTGGTTTGATGTATTTTGCTCAAAGGCTTTGAGAAGTATTTGTGAGAAAGCAGCAGTAAAAGGACAGATTAAAAAAGTATGTGACTGA
- the LOC135933295 gene encoding general transcription factor II-I repeat domain-containing protein 2-like, with protein sequence MRTDKISKLKSGLLAQQTAFVRQTQLNQSSVRASFRVAQLIASYGKPFTEGEFVKKCLNVVVEEVCPDKKDVFNAVSLSASTITRRVEEIGGNVYAQLQQKTKEFDFFSLALDESTDVQDTAQLLIFIRGVSANFEMCEELAALQSLKGTTTGEDIFNKVCQTMEELDLDWAKLASITTDGAPCMVGASRGLIGRMNREMEEREQIGLKHRQFQQFLSELESAYGDVLYYTEVRWLSRGRVLRRFYELLPEINAFLHSKGKTVPELIDPEWKWHHAFLTDVTEMLNGLNLQLQGQGKLICDMYSHIKAFELKLALLLEQVKKHNFTHLPATQNLSAENPAVLFPAEKCVEALEMLKAEFSVRFRQLHAHAKEIRLFQNPFVADIDEAQPFYQFELAELQNCDVLKDAFKPNNLVDFYAALPNDLYPNIKKHAMKMSTLFGSTYICEQTFSRMKLMKSPMRSRLTDEHLHQCLRVAVTRMEPDIQLLTRCRTRCRPTVHTDEHTYIRGKLMSESKQWCLLGYPTGTCKTGL encoded by the exons ATGCGAACAGACAAAATCTCAAAGCTAAAAAGTGGACTGTTAGCTCAGCAGACTGCATTTGTACGCCAAACTCAGCTGAATCAGTCATCAGTTCGGGCCAGCTTTCGTGTTGCTCAACTAATAGCAAGCTACGGTAAACCTTTCACTGAGGGAGAGTTTGTCAAGAAATGTTTGAATGTTGTCGTGGAGGAGGTGTGTCCCGATAAGAAAGATGTCTTTAATGCTGTGAGTCTATCGGCAAGCACAATCACCAGACGCGTGGAAGAAATAGGGGGTAATGTATATGCCCAGCTGCAGCAAAAGACGAAagaatttgactttttttcattAGCACTGGATGAGAGCACGGACGTACAGGACACAGCGCAGCTTCTTATTTTTATTCGTGGAGTCAGCGCAAACTTTGAGATGTGCGAGGAGCTGGCAGCCCTCCAAAGTCTGAAAGGCACTACGACGGGGGAGGATATTTTCAACAAAGTATGTCAAACAATGGAAGAGTTGGATCTGGACTGGGCAAAGCTTGCTAGCATCACGACTGACGGGGCTCCTTGTATGGTGGGCGCATCTCGGGGCCTAATAGGACGTATGAACCGCGAGATGGAAGAACGGG AGCAAATTGGACTTAAACACAGGCAGTTCCAACAATTCCTGTCTGAACTGGAATCTGCGTACGGAGATGTGCTGTACTACACAGAGGTCCGATGGTTGAGCCGCGGCAGAGTTTTGAGGCGTTTTTACGAGCTGCTACCCGAAATTAATGCATTTCTTCATTCAAAAGGCAAAACGGTCCCAGAGCTGATCGACCCAGAATGGAAGTGGCACCACGCATTTTTAACAGACGTGACGGAAATGCTGAACGGCCTTAACTTGCAGCTACAAGGCCAGGGGAAACTCATTTGCGACATGTATTCCCACATAAAAGCATTTGAGTTGAAACTAGCGCTGCTTTTGGAACAAGTGAAAAAGCACAACTTCACCCATCTCCCTGCTACCCAAAACCTTTCTGCAGAGAACCCAGCGGTCCTGTTCCCAGCTGAAAAGTGTGTGGAAGCACTGGAAATGCTGAAGGCGGAATTCAGTGTGCGATTCCGTCAACTACATGCTCATGCAAAAGAAATCCGTCTTTTCCAAAACCCCTTTGTTGCCGACATCGATGAAGCCCAGCCTTTTTATCAGTTTGAGCTGGCCGAGTTACAGAACTGTGATGTTCTGAAAGACGCATTCAAGCCCAACAATCTCGTTGACTTCTATGCCGCCCTCCCAAATGACCTGTACCCTAACATAAAAAAACACGCAATGAAGATGTCCACACTTTTTGGCAGCACGTATATCTGCGAGCAAACCTTTTCACGCATGAAACTCATGAAATCTCCGATGAGATCAAGATTGACAGATGAACATCTGCATCAGTGTTTGAGAGTGGCTGTGACTAGAATGGAACCGGACATTCAACTTCTCACCAGATGCAGGACCAGATGCAGGCCCACAGTTCACACTGAtgaacatacatacataag AGGGAAGTTGATGAGCGAGAGCAAACAGTGGTGTCTACTAGGCTACCCTACTGGAACCTGcaaaactggattataa